A single region of the Streptomyces sp. NBC_00236 genome encodes:
- the thpD gene encoding ectoine hydroxylase, with the protein MTTDVRADLYPSRGAAEMTTPRQDPVIWSAPGAPGPVAAKELQGFERDGFLTVDQLITPDEVAGYHAELERLIADPAVRADERSIIEPKSDSVRSVFEVHRLSEVFARLVSDERVVGRARQILGSDVYVHQSRINVKPGFGASGFYWHSDFETWHAEDGLPNMRTVSVSIALTENYDTNGGLMIMPGSHKSFLGCAGETPKDNYKKSLQMQDAGTPSDEALTKMADRHGIRLFTGKAGSATWFDCNAMHGSGDNITPYARSNVFIVFNSVENTAQEPFAAPIRRPEFIGARDFTPVK; encoded by the coding sequence ATGACCACTGATGTACGCGCCGACCTGTACCCCTCGCGCGGCGCCGCCGAGATGACCACTCCGCGCCAGGACCCGGTCATCTGGTCCGCGCCGGGCGCGCCGGGTCCGGTCGCCGCCAAGGAGCTCCAGGGCTTCGAGCGCGACGGCTTCCTCACCGTCGACCAGCTGATCACCCCGGACGAGGTGGCCGGCTACCACGCCGAGCTGGAGCGGCTGATCGCCGATCCGGCGGTGCGGGCCGACGAGCGCTCGATCATCGAGCCGAAGTCGGACTCCGTACGGTCGGTCTTCGAGGTCCACCGGCTCAGCGAGGTCTTCGCCCGGCTCGTCAGCGACGAGCGCGTGGTGGGCCGGGCCCGTCAGATCCTGGGCTCGGACGTGTACGTCCACCAGTCGAGGATCAACGTGAAGCCGGGCTTCGGGGCTTCGGGTTTCTACTGGCACTCGGACTTCGAGACCTGGCACGCCGAGGACGGACTGCCGAACATGCGGACCGTGTCCGTGTCGATCGCGCTGACCGAGAACTACGACACCAACGGCGGGCTGATGATCATGCCCGGTTCGCACAAGTCGTTCCTCGGCTGCGCGGGCGAGACGCCGAAGGACAACTACAAGAAGTCCCTTCAGATGCAGGACGCCGGCACCCCGTCGGACGAGGCGCTGACGAAGATGGCCGACCGGCACGGCATCAGGCTCTTCACGGGCAAGGCCGGTTCGGCGACCTGGTTCGACTGCAACGCGATGCACGGGTCGGGCGACAACATCACCCCGTACGCGCGCAGCAACGTCTTCATCGTGTTCAACAGTGTGGAGAACACGGCACAGGAGCCGTTCGCGGCTCCGATCCGCCGCCCGGAGTTCATCGGGGCGCGCGACTTCACGCCGGTGAAGTAG